In the Bdellovibrionales bacterium genome, TCTGGTCGACTCCAGAGAAAGGGATGGAAAGTTTCCCGGCTTCTACCTTCTTAGCTTTCTTTATTAATCACCGGCTTTTGCAAATCAACGAACGCCCGGTATGGCGAACCGTCAAAGGCGGCTCGATTGAATATGTCCAAAAAGTTGCCGCGAAGATTCCATTTATTCACACTGGCGTAGCTGTGTCTGAGGTGCAAAGACAGTCTCAGGGAGTGCAGGTTCGAGTCGGTGGCGAGAGCCTGAACTTTGATGCGGTGGTTTTTGCCACTCACGCTCCGGTCACCAGCAGGATTTTGCGTGGTCAGAGCCCGCTTGAACGAAAGGTTTTGAGCGCAGTTCAAACTCAGAACAATCGCACCATCCTTCATCAGGATGAAAGCTTTATGCCTGAAAGAAAGAAGTGTTGGTCTTCGTGGAATGTTCTAAGTGCTCCACCCCAAGAAGAGCATGAGGCCGTATCTCTGACTTATTTTATTAATAAGCTCCAGCCTTTGGGCACGCCTGAGAACTATTTTGTCACCTTGAATCCACGGAAAGAAATTCATCAACCCCTGGGTGAATTTGATTATGCTCATCCACAGTTTGATCAAAAAGCGATTGAAGCACAGACTTTATTGCCGGAAATTCAAGGGCAAGGGGGCGTTTATTTTGCGGGTGCATGGACTCGCTATGGATTTCATGAAGACGGCCTCTTAAGTGCGGTCCGAGTGGCAGAGCTTTTCGGCATTCAGCCACAGTGGTGGGAACGGTTATGAGCCAAGCTTTTTTCTTGCACGGTCATGTGGGGCATTCCCGCTTAGGAATCAAAGAAAATGGATTCCGATATCCGATTTTTAATTATCTTTTCTGTTGTCGGGATGAAGAGTCGATATCCTCAGAATTACGCCAAAGATTTCATCGGGTCCTCGGCCTGCGAGCCAGGGACTATTTAGACGGCCAGGCTGAGTCTTTCGATCGAGGAATTCGCGAGTTTTTAAAGATTCATTGCAAATATGAGGTTGAAGAAGTTTGGCTGCAAACGTGCCCACGAATGTTCGGCTATGTTTTTAATCCCGTGAGCTTCTGGTTCTGTAAAAGAAACGGAGAGCTCGAGGCCGTTCTTGTTGAGGTTAACAATACATTTGGCGAACGACATTTTTACTGGCTGTATAAGCCTGGAGAAATGATTCATCCATTTCAGTGGCTGCGCGCTGAAAAAGTTTTTCACGTCAGTCCCTTTTACCCCGTGGATGGATACTATGAGTTTCGCTTTCAATTCACCGGAGAGAAATCACGGGTTGATATTGTTTATTTCTCAGAAGCCGGCAAGATTCGCCTGATCACATGGATTAAAGGAAATCTTAAACCACAGGCCAAGCAGACTCTGTTTTCATTGCTATGGCGCTATGGCTGGATGACCCCGCTTGTGGTCTTACGCATTCATTGGCAGGCACTGAAGCTATGGTGCAAACGAGTTTCATTCTTTTCAAAACCAGAACCCCCGACCAAGGAGATCACATGAAAAGTCTTTCAATTAAGGCCAGACTTTTTTTAAGGCTTTTAAAAAATACCAAAGGCGGTACCGTGCGCGTGGTTTTCCCAGACGGCACCCAAGACATTTTTGGCGCGGGACTTCCGGAAGTCTCTGTCGAGGCCCGTGACTGGCAAGTTTTTGATGAAATGGTTGATAAAGGGGATCTTGGCCTTGCGGAGACGATCATCTCGGGCCGTCTTGTCGTGAGCGACGTCAGCCAGCTGGTTCAGTGGGCTTGTCGCAATGATCAGGACCTTGCCAGATTCATCCATGGGACATGGTATGGAACTTTGGCCGATCGCTTCCGCCGGGTCTTGACTCGCAATAGCCGTGACGGAGCTAAACGCAACATCATGGCTCACTATGATTTAGGAAATGAATTCTATAAACTTTGGCTCGATCCAACCATGACGTACTCATCGGCGCTATATACGGAGGCCGATCAAGATTTAACGGTGGCGCAACTGCAGAAATACGATCGCATTATTGATCAGCTGGGAATTAATGCCGGAGATCATATTCTGGAGATCGGTTGCGGTTGGGGTGGGTTTTTCAGTCGAGCAGTCGAACGCACGGGGTGTAAGGTCACGGCGGTGATGAATTCACCGGCTCAGGCTAAGCACAACCGTGAGATGATCGCGCGCAAAGGCCTTGAAGGACAAGTTGAGCTTCGCCAGCAAGACTATCGCGATATCGAAGGCCGGTTTGACAAGATTGTTTCTATTGAAATGATCGAAGCCGTCGGTGAGACTTACTGGAAAACTTTTTTTGATAAAGTGTCGGCCTCTTTAAAATCAGGAGGGCAGGCGATGATTCAGTCCATCACCATTCAAGATTCTCTCTTTGATAATTACCGCGAAAAAACGGACTTTATCCAGCGCTATATTTTCCCGGGAGGAATGCTTTTGGCGCCTAAGGTGTTTAACTCCTACGGAGGGAACAGCGGTCTGAAAGTGGCAGCGCCCTTTGAGTTTGGTCTTTCTTATGCCGAGACTCTGAACCGGTGGCTTCAAAGCTTCAACGACAAAGAACAAGACGTCCGCGCACTGGGATTTGATGATCATTTCATGCGTCTCTGGCGCTTGTACCTTTCTTATTGTGAAGGAGCCTTCCGCGCGGGGCGAATCAATGTCGGTCACTATCATTTGCAAAAGTAAATAAAAGGGGGATGTTGTATGGTTCTCGGATTTTTTATCGATTTAATGGAGAGGGGATTGTTACCTCAGTCTTGCATTCGTTGGGGAATTCGTCATCTCTGTCACACGCGCCTCAAGAGTCTTGCCAGTGACAATCCCGAACAGGAACAAGAGAGGGATTCTCGTTACATTCAAGAACTCAAGCAGTCGGCCATTGCCTTTGCTACTCAGAAGGCCAATCAGCAGCACTATGAAATCCCAGCTGAGTTTTATAATCTTGTTCTGGGACCACGGCGCAAATATAGTTCCGGCTTCTGGCCTGAAAACTGCCAAAGTCTCGCCGAGTCTGAAGATCAAGCTTTAGAAATTTCCATTCAACGGGCCGAGATCGAAGACGGTATGAGCATCCTTGATTTGGGCTGTGGCTGGGGCTCGATGACTTTGAAACTGGCTGAAATGTTCCCGAATGCGAATATAAAAGCACTTTCAAACTCTTCATCGCAGCGGGAGTTTATCATGGCCGAAGCTCAGCGGCGTGGGTTTATGAATATCCAAGTCGTGACTGGTGATATCAGCGTTTTCGCCGGTCAAGGTTGGGAATCCACCTTTGATCGGGTGGTGAGTATTGAAATGCTTGAACATGTTCGCAACTACGAAGCCCTTTTTGAAAAAATCAGCGGTTGGCTTAAGCCCGGCGGCAAAATGTTTGTTCATATTTTTTCTCACCGTCAGCATGCTTACCCCTTTGACGTCGAGGGTGAGGATAACTGGATGGGAAGATATTTTTTCACCGGCGGGCAAATGCCGAGCCACCATCTTCTGACTCGCTTTCAAAAACATCTCCTTCTTGAGGACGAATGGGCTTGGAGTGGTCGGCATTATCAGAAGACTTCTGAAGCGTGGTTACGGAATATGGATCTGCATAGGGGCCAAATTCTGGAAATCTTTAAAAAGGTCTATGGCGAAAACGAAGCTTCACGCTGGCTGGAACGCTGGAGAGTATTCTTTATGTCTTGCGCGGAGCTCTTTGGCTATCGTCAGGGAAGAGAATGGGGCGTATCTCATTACCGATTCGTGAAAAGATAGGAGGTTCAGATGGATTTCTCACTGTCGATTGTCGCCGCAGTTGTATTAATGCTGGTGGTAATGTCTGTCACTTGGCTATTGGCGAAGCGCTGGGATAACTACAGCATTGTCGATGCTGCCTGGGCAGGATCTTTTGCCATCATCGCATTGTTTTTTGCCCTGACTCAGCCCGGGTTGCTGCTACGGAAAACTCTCATGCTTTTTGCCGTGGGAATTTGGAGTTTGCGCTTAGCCATTTTTCTAACACGCCGGATTCGCAGTCATCATCCGGTGGAGGACTCTCGGTATCAGCAGCTCCGGGCTGAGTACGGAAAGCACGCACCGGCGCGGTTCTTTTTATTCTTTCAATATCAGGCTTTGAGTGTTGTTTTGTTGGCGATTCCTTTTTTAGAAGTCTTTCGGTCGGACATAGGCTCTTTAAGCGGTGTTGAGATCGCCGGGTTTTTATTGATTTGCTTGTCTTTGATCGGCGAAAGCATCGCAGACGCTCAAGCACAGAAATTTAAGCAGAATCCCGAGAATAAAAATAAAACCTGCCAAGTGGGGCTCTGGCGTTACTCGCGTCACCCGAATTATTTTTTTGAAAGCTGTGTGTGGTGGGGATTTTACCTCTTTGCAATCGGTGCTGCCGGCGCTTATTACACTGTCTATGCGCCTTTGATTATTTTATTTTTGCTCTTGAAGGTCACTGGAGTACCACCATCGGAGGCCGCTGCTTTGAAAAAACGCGGTGAGGAGTACCGTCGTTATCAGCAAACAACTTCAATGTTTGTCCCATGGTTTCCGAAAAAGGACCCTCATTGATGATGAAACGAGTGCAGACTTTTTTGCAGGATCAACTTCGCCAGGGTACAAGCCCCCAGGCTTTGGCTCTCACTATTGCCGTCGGAGCAGCTATTGCAGTTTTTCCGACTCTCGGCGCGACCACTTTGCTTTGTTTTCTCGCGGGTGTTGTTTTGAAATTGAATCAACCTGCACTTCAAGTGATTAACTATGCGTTAGCGCCACTCCAGCTTCTGTTGATTCCATTTTTTCTAAAGTTGGGGGCGTGGATTTGCCGGGTGCCGGCGGTCTCAGTCAACCCTCAAACGATGATCGCTGAATTCTGGGCTAGTCCTGGAAAGTTTCTGGCCGACTACGGATGGGCAGGGCTTCAGGCCATTCTTGCGTGGATTGTGGTGGCTCCGTTCATCGTCCTTATCACACGCTTTGTGATGAAATATTTAATCGATAAAGCGCAAAAAATACGGAGCCCGAAATGAAATTCTATTCGTTGATCATTTCTTTTTTGCTCTCTATTTCGGCGACGGTTTGGTCGGCCAGTGAAACGATTGTGTCTCGCTTATTTCCCATTGGCCAGACGGAGCAAAAGCCTCTGTACACTCAAACCACTCAAATTGAAAAAAACGGTCCGGAGTCTTTCACTTCCAACGCGCGCATTGAAGATGCCAAAGGCCAGATCATGATGACAGAAGTGGTGGTGGTGAAAGAAGGGACCTTGGTTTCTCAAAAAGTCACTCAGCTACAAACTTCTCAAGCCTGGGATTTAGCCGTTCAAGCAAAGAAAGCCACTTATCAAAGTTTTAAGCTGAAGGGCGACGGCTCTAGGGATAAAACCAGCGAAAATTCTGTCGAGATGGCTGAAGACTTTATCAATGGACCGATGATTGAACTCTTCATTGTCAAACACTGGCAGACTCTGATTGAAGGAAAGACGGTCAAGGCTCATTTGAGTGTGCTTGAGCTCGAAAAACCAGTCTCGTTTGAATTTAAGAAAGAGGCGGACAGCTCACGTGGCGGGCAAAAAGTTTTAGTGGTTCAAATGAGGCCGGCTAATTTCTTGATCGCGATGCTGGTCGATCCGATTCGTCTCGAATTTAGTTATGAGGGAAAAAGGCTCGTTTACTTTAAGGGCCGCACACCCTTAAAGATTCAAGAGGGAGGTAAAAATATCCCTCTTGATGCAGAAATTCTTTATTCGGTTCAGTAGTTATTCGCGTTCTGCAACAACGCTCAAGCTGAATGAATCTTTCACGTCCCCAGGGCGGCCGACGGCAACTTCGGCTTTGCTGTTTTCAGCCGTCATGATTTGCGGCTGGCCTAGAACTTTACGCTCGCCGTTTTCAATCACACCCACGATGAATTTCATCAAAATTGCTTTGCGCCCTTTGATTTGGCCTTGGCCTTCACTCGGAGTCACGGCGATGAAAGTCTCGCGGCCATCGTCGCCTTTTTGCGTGACCATCGCTTCTTCGCCCGCGTTGGTGATGATCTTTACGGTTGCAACGTACTTGCCGTTGATACTGAGATCGCTATTGATTTTGTAAGTCTCTGTGGCCGCAAAAGAGAAAGAAGGAAGCAAAGCCAATGTGAAAATCATTTTCTTCATATTGATTCCTATTTCTGACGCTCAAGGAACTGATCGCTTGCACGCAATTGATCAGTCATGTTTTTAAGACGAACCACGAAAGACTTCATCATACAAGCGGCCCATACCGGAAGCTCCGACAACAACTGCTCATACCCTTCGGCAGAGACTTTAATCACAGAAGTCTCTGTGATCGCTTGTGCAGAAGCCGAACGGGGTTTGTTATCAAGCAGCGCGAACTCACCGAAGGACTCGCCCTCTTCGACGGTCATGATGTCGATGCGCTTACCGAGTTTGTTTTTAGTAAAGATTTTCACTTGGCCAGTTTCTACGATGTAGAAGTGGCTTTCGATATCGCCCTCGAAAAAAATAAAGTCATTAGGCGCATAGGTTTCGCGAACAATGGCTGTTCCACTGGTTGCAATTGTTTCCGTCGACATTTGAAGCTTCCCTCCTACGTTCTATATCAGCTTCTGAAGTTCGTGCACGTTGCGTATGTAGCTCACTTTTTTATCCTTAGAGATTTTGAAATCTCCTAAGTGACGCTTGTTGGAGAAGGGAAGTACAAAATGAGTGAATCCCAGTTTATCGGCTTCTTTCAAACGTGTTTCCACGAATGAAACTCCGCGAACTTCGCCGGTCAATCCGATCTCTCCGAAGAACACCGTTTTCGCATCAAGCTCTTTACGGCCTTCCGTCGAAAGAATCGCAGCTGCCACTGCCAAGTCCGCCGCCGGTTCAACCAGCTTCAGTCCTCCAACCACATTAATAAAAATGTCACTGTGGCTGAGGCGAATGTCAAGGTGTCGGTCTAGGACCGCGGTGAGCAGGTGCAAGCGGTTCACGTCGATTCCAAGGGCTGTTCGACGTGGCATCGCCATCGGACTTGAGAGCGTTAACGCCTGAACCTCGCACAAAAGCGGTCTTGTCCCTTCCATCGATGCAAAAACTGCAGAACCAATCAATTGGTTGCCGCGTTCCTCGAGGAAAAGCTCTGAGGGATTCGAAACTTCCTCAAGTCCTTTGGCGTTCATCTGAAATACGCCGAGCTCTTGGGCCGCGCCGAAGCGATTTTTTAGGGAGCGGAGTAAACGGAAGTTGTAAGAAGCGTCACCGTCAAAAGACAACACGCAGTCCACCATGTGTTCCAAAACTTTTGGTCCCGCGATGCTGCCATCTTTTGTGACGTGACCAATCAGGATGACCGTGATGTTTTCTTGTTTAGCAAGGCCCATCAGATGCCCCGCGCACTCACGCACTTGTGACACGGACCCGGGAGCGGCCTGAAGGTCGGAAAGATAAACGGTCTGAATCGAGTCGACGACCAACACATCCGGCTTTTTGTGGCGAGCCAATTCCATAATCGTATGCAGGTTGCTTTCGCTGCCGATCTCAATCAAAGGAGATTTGATGCCCAATCTGTGAGCACGGGATCCAGTCTGTGCAACACTTTCTTCGCCGGAAATGTAAAGAACACGGCTTTTGTGTTCAGCCAGTCCTCCGGCCATTTGCAAAAGCAAAGTACTTTTGCCCACGCCAGGAGATCCGCCCAACAAAACGAAGCTGCCTTTTGCTAAACCACCGCCTAAAACCCGGTTTAATTCGCCATAACCCGTATCGAAACGAGTCAGATGCATCTCCTCAAGTCTTTGGTCTAGGGAAACCGGCTTCGATGACACCGTCGCGCGCTCATCGCTGCCGACAGACCAGCCCCTGGTTTTGGCTTCGGGGGCCTGGATTTCTTCTACGAAAGTATTCCAGGCTCCGCAGTCGGTACATTTACCTTCCCAACGCGTACGTTGCGCCCCGCAATTTTGACAGACATAAAGTGTTTTGCTCTTCGATTTTGCCATGATTATTCGGTATCATTATTTAAGGTGCATTACAAATATTTAAGGTCTCAGGAGGAGCCCTTGCTTAAACAGACTGCCAAAACGAAAAATCCCTCAGGAAGCAGATTCTCAAACTCTCTCTCAAGCATTCTCGTTGGTACTGCGGTGGTTCTTGCAAGTTCCGCGGCACTCGCAGGCCCGGAGCTCCAGGCAAAAATCCGCGAGCTTAAGCAGAATGGCAAACAAACCGAAGCCATCGAGCTCGTGCAAAAAGAGTTGCAAAAAAATCCGACCGGAGAAGATCAAAAACTTTTGCCGTACACACTCGCAATGCTTTACTACAACGCCGGTGACTACGAAAAAGCGATCACTGCTTTTGATGCTGCTTTGAAAGGAAAATCCAACCTCGAAGAGTATGGGTATTTCTATAAAGGCATGGCGTACTTCAATTTGAAAAAATATGCCGAAGCTCAGGCCGAGTTCAAACGCGTTGACACGCTTTCGCCGAACGCGAAACTGAAAATCGATTCGATTTCAATGCTTGGCCAAATCGCGCTTCAGCACGGCAATTATAAAGAAGCTAAAGCCAACTTCCAAAAAATCGAAAAGCGAACTCGCGGCACCGAAGAGTATCCTGAAGTTCTTTATTTCATGGCTTTGGCAGAGCAGGGCGGCGGCAGTCACAAACAAATGTGCAAGTGGGCCGAAAAGCTTTACGAGCGCTATCCAACGTATCCAAAAGTTCAGGACTGGGGTTTTGATCTTGCTGAAAATAAAATCGGCGAGAAGCCAAGCCAATGTCCTTCAGAGCTTGATGATTTCAAAACTCGCATCCGTTATTTGATCTTTGCCGGTTACGATAAAAAAGCCCAAGATGAAATCAACGGTATCCGCGAGCGCCTCAACAAAGAAGATCCGTATTTGGCAGACCAAGTTCAGGCTCAGTTCTTTGCCCAACAAGGAGAGCTCACAAAAGCTTACAACTTGTTAAAACCATACTACGAAGCAAAGAAAAATAACTTCGGTTATTTAATGAGCTTTGCGTCCGTGTCCGCCCGCGCCGGTGAAGTGCAAGCGGCTGTGGGTTCTTATTACGCGGCTTACAAGATGAGCCCGCGTGCGAAGCAGGCCAAAGAAGCTCTTTATCAGTCGGCGTTTTTAAGCTACCAATTCCAGGATTACGACGGAGCTGCTCGCCGCTTTAAAGAGTTCATGAAGGTGTATCCGAACTCGGCATTGAACATAGATGCAAAATGGCAGCTAGCTTGGATTAAATATCTTAAAGGCGATTACCAAGGTGCATACAAAGCGTTTGCGCAGCTTCAGTCTGAAAAAGGCCGTGGCCGCCGTCATCGCGTTCGTTATCCGGCGGATCGTATGACTTACTGGATGGCGATGAGTCTATATCGTCAGGAAAAATTCGATCAAGCAAAAGTAAACTTTGAAAAACTCGCTCGCGATCCATTGATGGGTTACTACTCCATCGCGGCTCAGTACCGTTTGAAGAAGATGCAGTCGATGCAGCCCAAGGTTGCAAACCGCGGCTCGGTTCAAGACGTATCCATGCGCTGGGTTTCAAGAATGCCGGCGAGTGAATTCATGATTCCTTCGGTCGACGATCAAGCAATGCCGCCAATGGGCTCGCTCGATTCTGAGACCGAAGAGGGGCTCGTAATGCAAGAACTCAGAGGGGACTCTGAGGAGTCTGAAGCCACCGATACGGCGGACGGCACGGACGATAAGCAAGTCGATGTTGCTGATGAAGAACTCAATAAAGAAGTTGGCGCAAATCCATTACTGGTGAAGCGCTTTGAAAAAGCCCGCGACCTGATGC is a window encoding:
- a CDS encoding DUF1295 domain-containing protein, with translation MDFSLSIVAAVVLMLVVMSVTWLLAKRWDNYSIVDAAWAGSFAIIALFFALTQPGLLLRKTLMLFAVGIWSLRLAIFLTRRIRSHHPVEDSRYQQLRAEYGKHAPARFFLFFQYQALSVVLLAIPFLEVFRSDIGSLSGVEIAGFLLICLSLIGESIADAQAQKFKQNPENKNKTCQVGLWRYSRHPNYFFESCVWWGFYLFAIGAAGAYYTVYAPLIILFLLLKVTGVPPSEAAALKKRGEEYRRYQQTTSMFVPWFPKKDPH
- a CDS encoding class I SAM-dependent methyltransferase → MKSLSIKARLFLRLLKNTKGGTVRVVFPDGTQDIFGAGLPEVSVEARDWQVFDEMVDKGDLGLAETIISGRLVVSDVSQLVQWACRNDQDLARFIHGTWYGTLADRFRRVLTRNSRDGAKRNIMAHYDLGNEFYKLWLDPTMTYSSALYTEADQDLTVAQLQKYDRIIDQLGINAGDHILEIGCGWGGFFSRAVERTGCKVTAVMNSPAQAKHNREMIARKGLEGQVELRQQDYRDIEGRFDKIVSIEMIEAVGETYWKTFFDKVSASLKSGGQAMIQSITIQDSLFDNYREKTDFIQRYIFPGGMLLAPKVFNSYGGNSGLKVAAPFEFGLSYAETLNRWLQSFNDKEQDVRALGFDDHFMRLWRLYLSYCEGAFRAGRINVGHYHLQK
- the radA gene encoding DNA repair protein RadA, which gives rise to MAKSKSKTLYVCQNCGAQRTRWEGKCTDCGAWNTFVEEIQAPEAKTRGWSVGSDERATVSSKPVSLDQRLEEMHLTRFDTGYGELNRVLGGGLAKGSFVLLGGSPGVGKSTLLLQMAGGLAEHKSRVLYISGEESVAQTGSRAHRLGIKSPLIEIGSESNLHTIMELARHKKPDVLVVDSIQTVYLSDLQAAPGSVSQVRECAGHLMGLAKQENITVILIGHVTKDGSIAGPKVLEHMVDCVLSFDGDASYNFRLLRSLKNRFGAAQELGVFQMNAKGLEEVSNPSELFLEERGNQLIGSAVFASMEGTRPLLCEVQALTLSSPMAMPRRTALGIDVNRLHLLTAVLDRHLDIRLSHSDIFINVVGGLKLVEPAADLAVAAAILSTEGRKELDAKTVFFGEIGLTGEVRGVSFVETRLKEADKLGFTHFVLPFSNKRHLGDFKISKDKKVSYIRNVHELQKLI
- a CDS encoding DUF2062 domain-containing protein, giving the protein MMMKRVQTFLQDQLRQGTSPQALALTIAVGAAIAVFPTLGATTLLCFLAGVVLKLNQPALQVINYALAPLQLLLIPFFLKLGAWICRVPAVSVNPQTMIAEFWASPGKFLADYGWAGLQAILAWIVVAPFIVLITRFVMKYLIDKAQKIRSPK
- a CDS encoding transglycosylase SLT domain-containing protein, producing the protein MLKQTAKTKNPSGSRFSNSLSSILVGTAVVLASSAALAGPELQAKIRELKQNGKQTEAIELVQKELQKNPTGEDQKLLPYTLAMLYYNAGDYEKAITAFDAALKGKSNLEEYGYFYKGMAYFNLKKYAEAQAEFKRVDTLSPNAKLKIDSISMLGQIALQHGNYKEAKANFQKIEKRTRGTEEYPEVLYFMALAEQGGGSHKQMCKWAEKLYERYPTYPKVQDWGFDLAENKIGEKPSQCPSELDDFKTRIRYLIFAGYDKKAQDEINGIRERLNKEDPYLADQVQAQFFAQQGELTKAYNLLKPYYEAKKNNFGYLMSFASVSARAGEVQAAVGSYYAAYKMSPRAKQAKEALYQSAFLSYQFQDYDGAARRFKEFMKVYPNSALNIDAKWQLAWIKYLKGDYQGAYKAFAQLQSEKGRGRRHRVRYPADRMTYWMAMSLYRQEKFDQAKVNFEKLARDPLMGYYSIAAQYRLKKMQSMQPKVANRGSVQDVSMRWVSRMPASEFMIPSVDDQAMPPMGSLDSETEEGLVMQELRGDSEESEATDTADGTDDKQVDVADEELNKEVGANPLLVKRFEKARDLMQVGLEDWAKWDLYDIEKKTRNKDFMKSLMTEYNSVGYYHRSSYIGQVYFSGQRSNGVDVGRNFWEFAYPKAFSQYVDRYSKDFSVPSELVWGIMRAESQYRKDAISPVGALGLMQVMPFTGYRVANLLGDKDFQPRQLLEPSAAIKMGSRYLARLMTKFDNTIPLVAAGYNAGPHRVKNWLASFGHLETDEFIEHIPFLETRNYVKKVVSNCYVYSQLYGNKKDLFAYLVDPVPFKTDGQMVQKESWDDI
- a CDS encoding cyclic nucleotide-binding domain-containing protein translates to MSTETIATSGTAIVRETYAPNDFIFFEGDIESHFYIVETGQVKIFTKNKLGKRIDIMTVEEGESFGEFALLDNKPRSASAQAITETSVIKVSAEGYEQLLSELPVWAACMMKSFVVRLKNMTDQLRASDQFLERQK
- a CDS encoding FAD-dependent oxidoreductase — protein: MKIAVIGGGISGLGSAWILSQKHEVHLFESENRLGGHAHTVQVQSVQAGKVPVDTGFLVYNDLTYPHLRSFFKELQVETVESDMSLAVRSLYQGLEWAGTNLDTVFAQRRNLLRPRFLQMLADILRFHRESEENLRQAQQLGWSLGELLKRGKYSEAFRKDYLLPIGAAIWSTPEKGMESFPASTFLAFFINHRLLQINERPVWRTVKGGSIEYVQKVAAKIPFIHTGVAVSEVQRQSQGVQVRVGGESLNFDAVVFATHAPVTSRILRGQSPLERKVLSAVQTQNNRTILHQDESFMPERKKCWSSWNVLSAPPQEEHEAVSLTYFINKLQPLGTPENYFVTLNPRKEIHQPLGEFDYAHPQFDQKAIEAQTLLPEIQGQGGVYFAGAWTRYGFHEDGLLSAVRVAELFGIQPQWWERL
- a CDS encoding DUF1365 domain-containing protein, yielding MSQAFFLHGHVGHSRLGIKENGFRYPIFNYLFCCRDEESISSELRQRFHRVLGLRARDYLDGQAESFDRGIREFLKIHCKYEVEEVWLQTCPRMFGYVFNPVSFWFCKRNGELEAVLVEVNNTFGERHFYWLYKPGEMIHPFQWLRAEKVFHVSPFYPVDGYYEFRFQFTGEKSRVDIVYFSEAGKIRLITWIKGNLKPQAKQTLFSLLWRYGWMTPLVVLRIHWQALKLWCKRVSFFSKPEPPTKEIT
- a CDS encoding class I SAM-dependent methyltransferase, which produces MVLGFFIDLMERGLLPQSCIRWGIRHLCHTRLKSLASDNPEQEQERDSRYIQELKQSAIAFATQKANQQHYEIPAEFYNLVLGPRRKYSSGFWPENCQSLAESEDQALEISIQRAEIEDGMSILDLGCGWGSMTLKLAEMFPNANIKALSNSSSQREFIMAEAQRRGFMNIQVVTGDISVFAGQGWESTFDRVVSIEMLEHVRNYEALFEKISGWLKPGGKMFVHIFSHRQHAYPFDVEGEDNWMGRYFFTGGQMPSHHLLTRFQKHLLLEDEWAWSGRHYQKTSEAWLRNMDLHRGQILEIFKKVYGENEASRWLERWRVFFMSCAELFGYRQGREWGVSHYRFVKR